DNA sequence from the bacterium genome:
AGTTAAATTATTTTATTTATTTTTTAACTTGAAAGTTTTTTCCACTTAAAAACCTGCCCGAGGAACTATAGTTCCTCGGGCAGGTTAAACTACTTCCTCTGGTCGTCTTTTACTTCCAGCGCGCCCAGAACCTCTCGGGGTCAACTGGGTCTATCATCTGCTCAGGCGTTGCGAACTTCACATGCCCATCGTAAAAGAGATAGTTAGCTCCGCCGTTGTGCCTCTTAACTTCATTCCCGCCAGGCCAACCATTGAGCCAGGCATCAAAGGTGATGCCGATGGAGGGATTAGGTCCTGTGACAATGCAGGCTGAATCGGAGACTGCGACTATCTCAGCGGGTCGGGTGAGCTGAGCCTCGGAGATATTTCTCGTATTAGCGTCATCGGTAGCCCAAGAAGTGAAGTACCAGTTGTAGCCATAACCTCCCATATAGCGATGCCTCTGCTCTATTGGGACGCCTTGGTCGCTAGGGAAAAGCTCGCACGCATTATCTGCTCCCGCGCACCACCAATCGTAGTTGGAAGAGGGGCAACGCAAAATCTGGTAGTTC
Encoded proteins:
- a CDS encoding DUF1559 domain-containing protein — translated: MRRKGFTLIELLVVIAIIAILAAILFPVFSRAREMARKAACTSNLKEIGIAMRMYSQDWDEKIVPMYSWNSLNGYRTWWMVLIQPYLKNYQILRCPSSNYDWWCAGADNACELFPSDQGVPIEQRHRYMGGYGYNWYFTSWATDDANTRNISEAQLTRPAEIVAVSDSACIVTGPNPSIGITFDAWLNGWPGGNEVKRHNGGANYLFYDGHVKFATPEQMIDPVDPERFWARWK